The Accipiter gentilis chromosome 8, bAccGen1.1, whole genome shotgun sequence genomic sequence TGTGCTGGGCACCCACTTCCCCTGGTGCCACAGCCAACACCCCCAGAGGACTGGGGTGCCTTCTCTccgctcccctcccacccccagccaaaaggaggagagagccgagacacagcagcagagcctgccCTGGAGCAGTGCTCAGTGCCAGAACTGCCCTGTTTCTCCACAGATGTGATCTGCGGAGAGCTGGCAGCACTGTTGCACTTCTTCTCCCATGGGTCAGGCAGAGCTGTAACACCAACCGTGCCAGCAGCAGACTTACGTAGGGATCCTCCATGGGACTGTACCTCTTCACAACTTGGCCCTCCCGGTTAATGAGGAACTGTGGAAGTGAAGCAGCACCCAGGTGAGCAAGTACAGCTGTAACACAGGGTCCGCAGCCCTCGGAGAGCGGCAgagcagcccagggagctgctTATGGTGGGGTTGGGCTGCAGCAGATCCTGCCCGCAGAGCTGTAGCCCCTGGCAGACCTGCTCCCCCCTCAGCTGGTTACTGCCAGTCTGGGACAGGGCTAGAGATAACCAGGCTAGGGGCTTATAAGGGTCTCTAAGCACAGGGACCAGGACAGCGCAGGAGCCCCTGGGAACGCTCCTACCCTGACATCCAGGGTAACTGCACACAGCAGAGCCCAGATGTGAGGatccctcctccctgccacacCTCAGGgactccccacagccccccaaagGGGGAGCGTGCGACCCAGGCAAGTCCTGGAGAAGGCAGCTGTATCCTACCTTAGTGAAGTTCCATTTTATTGcactaggagaggaaaaaaaaaaccaggagtgagactgtggcagaaaaaaaccttcttccAGGCCAGCTGCTTGGATGGagcagcccagagctgccccctccctgcccgctGCACTTTCCGCAGCTTCCCCTTCCCACACTCACTTGCCCAGGGTGCCTCTTCCTTTGGGCTGCTCCTTCATCCACTTCCAGAGCGGGTGGGCATCGTCCCCATTGACGTCGATCTTACTGTACATGTCAAACTTCACACCGTAGTTTTCAGCAAATGCCTTAATCTGAGCGTTGTCCCCAGGCTCCTGAGGAAGTTGACAGAGGGAAGGGGCACTTTGAGTGCCCCAGGGCCACGCAGGGAGCCCGGCCAGCCAAGGGCCATCCTTGAGCTCCCGGGGAGCCCTCGCCCCACTCCCCCAACATACCTGTTTTCCAAACTGGTTGCAGGGAAAGCCCAAGATGCGTAAACCCCTCTCAGCGTATCTGGCGTGCAAGTCAACAAGCTGAGTGTAGTTTACAGCggtttttcctcattttgaagCCACGTTAGTGATGATGCAGACGTAGCCTCTGGAAAGGGGGGTGAATCAGCAGCCGTTCCCCTTGGCCGGAGCGGGGCGAGGCGGGAAGGTGCCCGTAAACAAGCCGCTCTCCCGGGTTACACAATAGATTGTCCTAACGCGGCTTAATCACCGCCCGGCGCCACGCCGAGGCCCTTTGAGCCccgttcctcccccccccaggtcctTCGAGCCCCGTTTCTCCTCCCCCCCAGGACCGTGTCCGTCCCGGCCCCACGCCCGAGCGGCGCTAACCCCTTCCCTCCTACCGGTACTTCTCCAGAGAGACGTCGTTGCCATCGATATCTCGGGCGTGGAAATCATAGATGGCCTTGGCCGAGCGCCAGTCCTCCGCCTGGGCACACTGCGGGGGGCGACGGGGGACGCTGTCAGCGACCgccgcccccccgctcccctccctgtaCCCCTCCCGCCGGTCCCGGGGAGGGCGACCTCAGCAGCGACCGGCTCCGCACCGGCGGTTCGGTGCCTCCGTccccgtgtccgtcccccccaaaACCGGAGCCGGCGGCTCCGCGCCCTTCGCTTTCCCCGAGCGACACACAATGGGTGTGGGGGAGGCTCGTCCGCCCCCCGGGGCCAGGCCTCAGCCGCCACCGCCCGCCCTGGGCACCTCACGGCCGCGGCGGCAGCCCGACAGCGCCCTGACCGCCGGCCCCGGTGCGGTGCGGAGCGGGCCCCGCCGTGGCCGCACTCACCATGCTGCGGGCCGGGccccgcaccgccgccgccgccaccccgcACTGCAGCGCCCGCCGCACCGCCCGACCCCATCCCATCGCGCCTCACCGCCTCCGGCCTCTCAGCCAATCGACGGCTAGGACGCTCGGAGGCACCGCCCATTTCGGCCGCTCAGCCAGTCAAGGGCGCAAAGAGGCGTGTTCGACCGGGATGATGGATGGGAACCTGACCAATGGAAGAGCaaaagggggggcggggtggCCGTGCAGATGTTTATCGGCGGGGCGGGCGAGACCAtgtgggcgggggggggtgtcaggggcaGACCATGGGGCGGGGTCGGGCGCTGCAGGCCaggcccgcctccccccccctcccccgcgcgGCGACGGTTTCCCTCCTGACCGGCACATGGGTCCGCGGCCTGTCCGGGAAAGGGGCTCGGACAGCGGGGAACGGCCCCGGCTGCGGGAGAGggacccccgccaccccccgcagccgcagccggaggcggactacagctcccaggaGCCCCCGCGGCCGaggcccccgcggccgccccggcacCGCCTGTCTCCGCGCGAGCAGGCATTAACGCGGGCAGCCCGCGGGGGGGACCTCGGGCAGTGCGGGAGGTGGCGGCCGCCATGGACGACGAGGAGGAGACGTACCGGCTGTGGAAGATCCGTAAGACCATCATGCAGGTGCGGGCGGGCGGGGATGAGACCCGGCGGGGGGTGTTGTCGGGGCAgcgggggctgcgcggcggcCTGGCGGTGCCACGGCGGCCCGGGCCCGGGCACGGGCCCAGGCCCCGGCCCACTCCCCCCCGTCCTCCGTCCCCGGGGCGGTGAGGGCTGGCCCGCCTGACCGCAGGGCGTTCTCGGTAGCTCTGCCACGACCGGGGCTACCTGGTGACCCAGGACGAGCTGGACCAGACGCTGGAGGAGTTCAAGGGGCAGTTTGGTGACAAACCCAGCGAGGGCCGGCCCCGGCGCACCGACCTGACGGTGCTGGTGGCTCACAACGACGATCCCACCGACCAGATGTTCGTCTTCTTCCCGGGTGAGAAGAGCCTCCTCCGGCTCCCGGGGCTGCGCGGGAAGGGATGGCTTCGCTTGCTGGGGCGGGGGTTTGTCAGCGGAATGAGGGAGGGCTGCGTGTAACCCTGGGGCCGGCTCCTTTTCCAGAGGAGCCCAAGGTTGGAATAAAGACGATCAAGATGTACTGccagaggatgcaggaggagaACATCACCAGAGCGCTGATCGTGGTACAGCAAGGCATGACCCCTTCAGCAAAGCAAGTACGAAGTACGGTGAAAGAAAGCTGCCTCCGAGGCAGAGGGTTGTTGTGGGCTGCGGGTGTTTTGCTTGTCTGTTTTTCAGTGCCGCTTTAGGCAAATAAAAGCCTAGAATTTCATTCCAGATAAAGTCTTCCACTAAAGCCTGTTGCAGCTTAATACAGGCTCTTGCTTAACATGCAAGTGTATTTAACCAGAACAGCCGTTTCTGGTTCCAGAAGAATACCTGGGGGCCCGTGAGTAGCCAGGAGGTGGGTGAGCGAACAGGGGATGTTTGCCAGCAGTCAGGACATCTGTGCGCTCTTTGCCCACGTAGCTGTGTCTGTGTGAGCGCACGTGTAGTGATCCCACGCTTGCAGTGACTGGTGTCtgagcacaggcagggctgtccCAGAGCAGCACTGCTGTCTGACAGACCTTTCCCTTTCCAGTCCCTGGTAGATATGGCTCCCAAATACATCCTGGAGCAGTTTCTGCAGCAAGAGCTTCTGATCAACATCACAGAGCACGAGGTGAGCAGTGTCGGGCAGTGGAGCAAAGGCGGGATGATCCGTCTTTTGTGCTGAGCTGTGGCTCGAGCTGTTCCTGGAGACTTTCTTTCGGTTGGAAGGCCGGGCTGAGTGAGGCAGACATACTTTTCTTCCTGACAAATGTGTTGCTTCTCCTACCACAGTGAGGAGCCAGTTGCTTTCTCTGGCTTTCTAATCTTACAATCTCTCTCCCCTGTTGTTTACAGTTGGTCCCAGAGCATGTTGTCATGACAAAGGAAGAAGTAACTGAGCTACTGGCCAGATAGTATCCTTTGTTTGTTCTCCCCTTCCTGCCTGGGTGTGATGCAGGCTTGCTTTGGGCTGAAAATGAATACATCTGCGTGCGATGGTTTATTACTTTGTTCTGTGAGCTGTGCTAATGAACGGGCACCTGGGCCAGTGGTGTGTTCTGCGAGGGGAGCTTCTCCTTGACTCCCTGCACAGTAAGCTGAGAGAGAACCAGCTCCCAAGGA encodes the following:
- the GPX4 gene encoding phospholipid hydroperoxide glutathione peroxidase, with translation MGWGRAVRRALQCGVAAAAVRGPARSMCAQAEDWRSAKAIYDFHARDIDGNDVSLEKYRGYVCIITNVASKUGKTAVNYTQLVDLHARYAERGLRILGFPCNQFGKQEPGDNAQIKAFAENYGVKFDMYSKIDVNGDDAHPLWKWMKEQPKGRGTLGNAIKWNFTKFLINREGQVVKRYSPMEDPYIIEKDLPAYL
- the POLR2E gene encoding DNA-directed RNA polymerases I, II, and III subunit RPABC1, with the protein product MDDEEETYRLWKIRKTIMQLCHDRGYLVTQDELDQTLEEFKGQFGDKPSEGRPRRTDLTVLVAHNDDPTDQMFVFFPEEPKVGIKTIKMYCQRMQEENITRALIVVQQGMTPSAKQSLVDMAPKYILEQFLQQELLINITEHELVPEHVVMTKEEVTELLARYKLRENQLPRIQAGDPVARYFGIKRGQVVKIIRPSETAGRYITYRLVQ